Sequence from the Drosophila subpulchrella strain 33 F10 #4 breed RU33 chromosome 3R, RU_Dsub_v1.1 Primary Assembly, whole genome shotgun sequence genome:
TGGTGTGATCTACTGGAGGACTACTTAAGACAAATATACAACAGAAAATAGTTCAACAAAGCAATTGCTAAATAGGACGCCAATTTTGTAGACAAAGAGACCGAAAAATAATCCATTAACAATTCGAAGTAACTTTGTAATAGGTCTTTATCCCAACAACAAATTACTTGCAATTGCTTATAGTAAAATAACCCGATACAGTTGTAAAGAAACCAAAAAGTTAGTTGTTAAGTGTAGTCTGTGGGTGTGCTGGTTGGTTAGAGACACAGTTAGGCCTTTTTTGGCAATAACACTTACAGTTCTGCTAAAGTAATCAGTaagtaattaaaataatacaataaCAGAGCATGAAATCATAATACAAGGTTCTCTTAGGCAGAACCCATCGCAACAGTGGACAGTAGAAGGGGGACAAGCGATAgatgtttgtttgtttaaaaaCTATCTAGAAAATACAACACTCGGTTGTGACAGCGCGATAAAAGAACATATAAGCTACTCTAAATGCAGACGATTATTTTACCAATTCACGCGCTTGGCACTCAAGATCTTGAGTATGTTTTCAACCACATCGGTACTGGAGTGGGTGCCGCCAACATCTGCAAGATACGGAGATGATGTAAATGTTTCTGTTGGGTAAGAATGCTACGGGGGATGATCACCTGGCGTGCGAATGGCATCGTTGACAATGGTCTGGTAGACGGCCTCCTGGATGACATTGGCGTGCTCCTTGTGACCCAGATGGTTCAGCATGTCGACACTGGCATTGATCATGGCCACCGGGTTGGCGATGTTCTTGCCGGCAATGGCGGTTCCTGTGTTACGGGTGCCCGGCTCGAAGACGGCGTACTGAAAATGGTATAGTGAACATGAAGGGTGATACGTTTCGTGTAACAGAGAGCTACTCACATGATCACCGTAGTTCCTGCCGGAAATGAGGCCAGCTCCTCCCATCAGGCCGCAGAGGACGTTGGACACGATGGTGCCGTACAGATTGGTCATGTTCATGACGTCGAACTGGTGCGGGTTGGACACAGACTGCATGCAGGTGTTGTCGATGATCATGTTGTTGTGCTCCAGCTCGGGATAGTCCTTGTGCACCCGGTTGGCCACCTCCAGGAAGAGACCATCGGACAGCTTCATGATGTTGGCCTTGTGGATGGTGGTCACCTTCTTGCGATTGTTTTGGCGGGCATACTCGAAGGCATAACGGGCCACACGCTCCGCGTTTTCGACGGTCACCACCTTCATGCTCTCCACAATTCCGGGCACAGACTCGTGCTCCAACATGGCGTACTCGCCATCGGTGTTCTGACGGATGAGCACCACGTCAATGTCGTGATGGCGGGCCGGGATGCCGGGATACGACTTGCAGTGCACCACATTCACGTACAGATCCAGCTCATTGCGGATGGCCACGTTGCGCGAGACTTCGGACAAGGTCTGCGACTTGGTCTCGATGTTGCCCTTGAGCGCCACACCGTTCCTCTTGATCGAGGTGATGGCGTAGTCCAGATCGTCGTTGCCCTCGGTGGAGGGGTCGATGTCGATCACCTCGAAATCAATGGGGGCACCGCAGTACCGGAAGATCTCGCGCACATAGCCCATCAGTTCCGGACCAATGCCGCCGCCGGGCAGCATGGTGACTGCATGACGACCTCCGTACTGTGCCGAGGGGATGTCGGTGCCCTGTCCACGAAGATATATAAGGATGCTATAACCTCACTTGGGGGGCAGTAGTTCCAGTGGCCAGACTCACCGTGACTTTCTTCTGCAGCGCCGATTTGGTGTGGGCCACATCCTCGGACTTCTCCTTGGTTACCAGCAGCGGGTAGCCCTGCAATGGGAATAGTTAAAGACAATCTGTAGCATCTGGCCGCCGCGTAATTTCTTATGTAATTTCTATTTGTTGGCCAATTTCCCGGCCGAGAAAACGTACGCGGGTGAGGAACGGCGTCTGCGTCTGCAGCAATCTCTGAGACAAGCGAAGGGCCATGATTCGATCCTGGGTTTATTTGTTTCTACTGCTGCTGCCGAGCTTTTATTATCGGTTAAATCACGGCCAATTTTATTTCACTTGGCCAAATAGGTGCTGCTGttcctcttcttcttcccaagaACGACGGCTATCTAGGGTTGTCAAGTACATATGGGTGGTattacattttgtaaaatatcattaaaaattaattattattataaaaatctgtgaaactttaaaattttttaaagaaaagtctgtaaaaaaaatttatattttcaaaggTTAAAATATGGCTGTAGGTATGAAAACCCTGACAACTCTACAGCAATCAGCTGTGGTGCGCGGCGTTGCCGGACCATTAAAAACCAGCTGACTGTTACGTTAACAAccacattttatatttttgtttatttaattagtttaaACAAATATTCTTGCGGCATGACATAAACTGGGTGTCTAAACCAAATTTCTAGGACATGGCAGCGGAACTAGGTCTGGATTCGGCCGCAGGGTCCTTGGAAATCGGCATGCAGGAGCCGGTCAACAAATTGAAATTTCTACATGCCCTTGTTGTGAGTACCCACAATATTTACAAGGGAATCTAGATCTTAAACTTGGATCTTACAGGCTGGAGGCGTGGCTGGCATGGTGGTGGACATTGCCCTCTTTCCCATAGACACGGTCAAGACCCGCCTGCAGAGCGAGCTGGGCTTTTGGCGGGCAGGCGGTTTCAGGGGCATCTACAAAGGACTGGCTCCAGCGGCTGCGGGAAGTGCGCCCACGGCGGCCCTGTTCTTCTGCACCTACGAGTGCGGGAAGCAGTTCCTCAGCTCCCTCACCCAAACCAAAGATTCGCCCTATGTTCACATGGCAGCGGCTTCAGCAGCAGAAGTGGTGGGATTTACCTAGATACTCCATACTCTGTTTATAGGGCTAACAAATATCCATATCCCTTAGCTGGCTTGCCTGATCCGTGTTCCCGTGGAGATTGCCAAACAGCGCTCCCAAACATTGCTGGGCAACAAACAGTCTGGCCTGCAAATCCTGCTAAGGGCCTATCGCACCGAGGGATTGCAACGCGGTCTCTATCGGGGATTTGGTTCCACCATCATGCGGGAGATCCCCTTCAGTCTGATCCAATTTCCCCTTTGGGAGTACTTTAAGCTGCAATGGACTCCCACGACCGGCTACGAATCCACTCCCCTGTCGGTGGCTCTTTGTGGAGCCGTCGCTGGTGGCATTTCTGCGGGCTTAACCACACCACTCGATGTGGTCAAGACCCGAATCATGCTGGCCGAAAGGGAGAGTCTAAACCGACGTCGCAGTGCCCGGAGCATTTTGCATGGCATTTATCTAGAGAGAGGCTTTGGCGGGTAAATATTTACCATATAGACTTGACTAACAATAGGTTTATAATTatgtttacatttatttatgtatgtttATGTTATTTTTCAGTCTGTTTGCTGGCTTCGTGCCGCGGGTGATGTGGATCACACTGGGCGGTGCATTCTTCTTTGGTTTCTACGACCTGACGACGCGAATACTGGGGGCAACCAGTACGGATCATTAAAATTAGGGCTATTTTCGTTGTACTTGTAGTAGAGGCACGTAGTTTGCAGTAGTAACTCAGTCGAGGACAACCACCGTTTGGATACAACGTGGACAATAAAGTGTTTGGAAGTAATTGAAGATTGTCTAGGCAATGGAAGCGTTACGTGGTTCCTGTGGATAAGATAAGCTATAGGGGAAATAGGTCATTATATAGGCTTTACTTACATCCTGAATGTGCAGGCGGCCGGCGAGCAGACTGGCTGTAATCTGGTGATCCCCCAATTCATCTCCGCAGGCCATGGGCACATCGGAATCCTCCTCGTCCACGTTGATATACCCACTTCGCGGGGCCTTCCTGCGTCTCAGACAATCCCAGGAAACCCGGCAGCGACTGCGAGACATTACGTACACCTTTGGAGACCCAAATgcataaattaaacaaatgtaAATTCACTTGAGCAAACAGACTGCGATAAGGAATTAACGCACCACAGCTGCCAGAACAAAAATGCCAACGAGCACCAAAAAGGGCAGCCAAATGTACTGGGCGTCGTCGGGATGCAGGATATCCGTTTCAGTACTTTTCACGGTCGTCTCCGGCTCAAAATGTTGCTCCATTTTCGGGGGatttacaaaaaaatcacAACAACAGCGGAGCAAAaaagttcttaaaaatttaagcGCTCCCTGGCGTTGCCAGACTGTTTCCTAAACAGGTGGCAACTCTATGGCAGCTGTGTTTAGTTTTTCTTTGCATTTAGTGTTTTGAGCGGGGATTTTCAATTGCAAACAGGCAAGTATTGACTAGTTTAAGGAAaattaagcaattaaataatgatCAACTTTCCACAGATGGATCCTCAAATGGAAAAAGTGGGAAAAACGCTTACTTTCACCATAACAAAGAGAGCGACCCAAGTTCGGGATCAACTTGTGCCCCAAGAAGTCTCATTTTCAGGAAGTACTTCGTTTTTGGAGCTCAACAACTGCTGCCGACTGTGTCTGGAGGAGCCCCATCCCAATCAGATGCTGGACATGACCAGCATCTATGACCAGGAAGCGGAACTCAGCTACTACGACTGCTACGAGATCTGCAGCAAGGAGGATCTCCGCCAGACTCCCAGCCATGAACCCAGAACATTGTGCAAACGATGTGCTGTGGAGCTGCATTGGGCCTACGATTTCCACAAGAAAGTGTCCATTGCCAACCAGCAGCTGAGGGAGATCTTTGAATCCACAAAAAGTTCCGAGCAGGAGGTACCAGAGGAAGAGGATGAGGAGGATATGAGCAAGGAATTCTCTATGGAGGAGATTGAAGAGAAGCAGGGTGGTCAGGAAGACCCGGAATCCCTCAATGCCTTTGGCACTTTAGAGGACATAGTGCCCCGTCATCGCCACTCAGGCGAATTTACCTGCAAATACTGCCACAAGGTGTTCAAAAACCATTCCCGCATGGCCAAACACCAGCTGATTCACCTGGACACTCGTCCCGTCTACGATTGTAGTCACTGCGACAAGTTCTACTTCTCCAAACAGGGGCTCAAAGTACACGTGGACTCCAAGCATAGGCAATCTGGAGTCCGCTGCGACACCTGTGGCAAGGTGTTCGCCATTGCCAAAGCCCTGGAAATTCATAAACGCTTTCACAACAAGGATTTTCCCTATGCCTGTGATCTCTGCGATCGGCGATTCGCCCAGCGTTCCCATCTGACTGTCCACCAGCAGGTGAAGCACACGGGTTCCCGCTTTATTTGCGAGTTTCCCGACTGCCAGAAGTCCTTCACGTCGTCTTCATCGCTTAGGAATCACGAGTGCACCCATACGGCCATGCCATTTGAGTGCTCCCACTGCCAGCAGAGTTTTCCAGCTCGTAACAAGTTTGTATCCCTCTTAAAATCATATAAAATGTGATATCAATAGTATCTAACCCTATTTCAGATTGAGAGCGCACCTTGAACGTAAGCATAATATGATAGTGGAATTGGATGACCTGGAGGAGATGCGCAAATTTCACATGGTGCGCTCAAAGTTAGTAATGGCGAAAGTTTATACAAGTCATGAGGAATCAGACAACAGTGGCAGAAAGAAAACCAGTGGAGCCTTTGattaaaaagaattttaagCATCTAGCCAAGTATGCTTAATATCCCCTTAATTTCTGTTCACATATGTCTAATGGAATCGattatctatttttaataCCATTAAGTAATCCCCAAGATTGCCTTACAAATATCACATTCAATTTATTTCACACTTTCCTTTGGTTATCTTACACAAATAGGGATAGATTTTCACATACACATATAAATAGATATTCGATATCATAGACAAAATAAATGCTGCTAAATCTGATGGTATACAAGTTCGATCTCCGCCGCAAGAATCCTTCAGTTTGACAGCGTAAGAGCTAGAGGCATTGCCTTAGCCAGTGCTGTGGAGTCATCCGGATGTTGGGAGGATCCCGTAGCCGTGCCCGTCGTGGTGGTGGCcacatttccatttcccgCCTCCGCTCGCTTTCTGGAGGTAATCTTTTTCCAGCCGCGCAAGAAGATTTGATTGCGATACTTTGGCGTGGTGAAGGTGTACAAAAGTGGATTGACCGCTGAGTTCAATGGCAAAACGAACACCACCAGCCAGGCATAGATGTCATCGGAGATGTTGTAGTTAAAGAAGACCCAGATCTTCATAACGATGATGGGCACCCAACACAGGAAGTCAGTCAGCACGATGAAGAAGAACCGGACGGCGAACTCACAATCCAGGAGAGTCAGCGGAGTGGCACTCCGCGTCCTCCATATCGAGATGAGGAGGGCCGTGTAGAGCATCGcaatcatgaccagcagcagcaggttgACGCCCAGAAACACAAACGCCGAGTAAAGCCAGCCCATGGGAAAGGCCTCGTGGATGTGTAGTGGGAAACCTGTAATATTATATTTCATTACTTATTTAGATTCATTCTCTCATGGAAATTTGTATTACAGGTGCCGGAATAGGATCCGTAGTAGGGCAGGGTGCTCGTCCGCCACAGAAGTACTGGTACCACCGCTAAGCCCACTCCCGTAATCCAAATGCAGATCAGCGAGAGCCACATCACCCGACTTCCGATGCTGCGATGACCACGAAAGGGATCCGCGATAAGAAGGAAGCGCTCCAGCGACATGAAGGCCAGGATAAGCATCGATACCTCCGAGGAGCTAACGGCCAGGGTTCCAATCACAGTGCACTGCCATGAGCTTATCCAATCCAACACAACCCTAGAAGATTGTAGGATATTAACTCACTGTACAGTATAACTACACAATCGGATAAAATTTACTTGTAATACTCGTTCCGGTAGCGGTAGTCCTGCACTCCAATGGTGACTAAATAGAAACCCATCAGCATGTCAGCCAAGGCCAGATTTCGGATCACCATCGTCACGGCCACATTCTCATCCCGGTAGATAAAGCGTCCCCAAAGGACCAAAACATTTCCGGCTATCGTAAGTGTGGCCATCACCCAAGCAGAGTAGCGGAGGACTGGTTTGCTCAAAAGATCCTGAAAGGAACTGACTCCATCGGTGGACGGCTTGCACATCCGCACCCGGGGCGTCATGGAGCAGTAAAAGAACCGATCGTAGATGATGTACTTAAGATTGCGCATCGCATTGATGGCCGTAAAGTCGATGTGATCATAACGAATGCCCGTGAGATTCAGGAACGATATGTTCAGAGGTTCCATTAAACTGCGACTGATGTGGATGGGCATTTGGGCCAGAGAACTGGTGAGTGTTCCaaataatcataaaaataaaaccatattTTTTAGGGCATTCACTTTACAAt
This genomic interval carries:
- the LOC119553133 gene encoding isocitrate dehydrogenase [NAD] subunit gamma, mitochondrial isoform X1, which codes for MALRLSQRLLQTQTPFLTRGYPLLVTKEKSEDVAHTKSALQKKVTGTDIPSAQYGGRHAVTMLPGGGIGPELMGYVREIFRYCGAPIDFEVIDIDPSTEGNDDLDYAITSIKRNGVALKGNIETKSQTLSEVSRNVAIRNELDLYVNVVHCKSYPGIPARHHDIDVVLIRQNTDGEYAMLEHESVPGIVESMKVVTVENAERVARYAFEYARQNNRKKVTTIHKANIMKLSDGLFLEVANRVHKDYPELEHNNMIIDNTCMQSVSNPHQFDVMNMTNLYGTIVSNVLCGLMGGAGLISGRNYGDHYAVFEPGTRNTGTAIAGKNIANPVAMINASVDMLNHLGHKEHANVIQEAVYQTIVNDAIRTPDVGGTHSSTDVVENILKILSAKRVNWPHGNYFSQV
- the LOC119553133 gene encoding isocitrate dehydrogenase [NAD] subunit gamma, mitochondrial isoform X2, with the protein product MALRLSQRLLQTQTPFLTRGYPLLVTKEKSEDVAHTKSALQKKVTGTDIPSAQYGGRHAVTMLPGGGIGPELMGYVREIFRYCGAPIDFEVIDIDPSTEGNDDLDYAITSIKRNGVALKGNIETKSQTLSEVSRNVAIRNELDLYVNVVHCKSYPGIPARHHDIDVVLIRQNTDGEYAMLEHESVPGIVESMKVVTVENAERVARYAFEYARQNNRKKVTTIHKANIMKLSDGLFLEVANRVHKDYPELEHNNMIIDNTCMQSVSNPHQFDVMNMTNLYGTIVSNVLCGLMGGAGLISGRNYGDHYAVFEPGTRNTGTAIAGKNIANPVAMINASVDMLNHLGHKEHANVIQEAVYQTIVNDAIRTPDVGGTHSSTDVVENILKILSAKRVN
- the LOC119553981 gene encoding S-adenosylmethionine mitochondrial carrier protein homolog, whose amino-acid sequence is MAAELGLDSAAGSLEIGMQEPVNKLKFLHALVAGGVAGMVVDIALFPIDTVKTRLQSELGFWRAGGFRGIYKGLAPAAAGSAPTAALFFCTYECGKQFLSSLTQTKDSPYVHMAAASAAEVLACLIRVPVEIAKQRSQTLLGNKQSGLQILLRAYRTEGLQRGLYRGFGSTIMREIPFSLIQFPLWEYFKLQWTPTTGYESTPLSVALCGAVAGGISAGLTTPLDVVKTRIMLAERESLNRRRSARSILHGIYLERGFGGLFAGFVPRVMWITLGGAFFFGFYDLTTRILGATSTDH
- the LOC119553992 gene encoding uncharacterized protein LOC119553992; its protein translation is MEQHFEPETTVKSTETDILHPDDAQYIWLPFLVLVGIFVLAAVVYVMSRSRCRVSWDCLRRRKAPRSGYINVDEEDSDVPMACGDELGDHQITASLLAGRLHIQDEPRNASIA
- the LOC119555702 gene encoding zinc finger protein 583, translating into MDPQMEKVGKTLTFTITKRATQVRDQLVPQEVSFSGSTSFLELNNCCRLCLEEPHPNQMLDMTSIYDQEAELSYYDCYEICSKEDLRQTPSHEPRTLCKRCAVELHWAYDFHKKVSIANQQLREIFESTKSSEQEVPEEEDEEDMSKEFSMEEIEEKQGGQEDPESLNAFGTLEDIVPRHRHSGEFTCKYCHKVFKNHSRMAKHQLIHLDTRPVYDCSHCDKFYFSKQGLKVHVDSKHRQSGVRCDTCGKVFAIAKALEIHKRFHNKDFPYACDLCDRRFAQRSHLTVHQQVKHTGSRFICEFPDCQKSFTSSSSLRNHECTHTAMPFECSHCQQSFPARNKLRAHLERKHNMIVELDDLEEMRKFHMVRSKLVMAKVYTSHEESDNSGRKKTSGAFD
- the LOC119555691 gene encoding relaxin receptor 2, with protein sequence MVYGRSIAVGVCLMTIVLLLAAGIFYLSLGPCPTGSFACDNGTLCVPRRQMCDNRHDCADSSDENPVECGLLYGSKEIADKIVRNAIERKQQRLSSSASNSSGVDLPPPAVPRNQSLTLNMTCDIVTYPKTCQCGQRTIIYCGRFAKLRRFPRISSEITNLIIIRNNVTLKDNVFANFTRLQKLTLKYNNISRVPLGSFSGLFHLERLELSHNNISHLPNGALLGLDSLQWLFLVNNQLHHLPMEQLRLFRRLEWLVLSRNRLTLRNVQMPKIPSLYEVYLDFNRIEYIGEQTFSQLDNLHLLDLQHNLITHIHGRAFANLTNMRDIRLVGNPIKELSGETFLHNTRLEALSLAQMPIHISRSLMEPLNISFLNLTGIRYDHIDFTAINAMRNLKYIIYDRFFYCSMTPRVRMCKPSTDGVSSFQDLLSKPVLRYSAWVMATLTIAGNVLVLWGRFIYRDENVAVTMVIRNLALADMLMGFYLVTIGVQDYRYRNEYYKVVLDWISSWQCTVIGTLAVSSSEVSMLILAFMSLERFLLIADPFRGHRSIGSRVMWLSLICIWITGVGLAVVPVLLWRTSTLPYYGSYSGTCFPLHIHEAFPMGWLYSAFVFLGVNLLLLVMIAMLYTALLISIWRTRSATPLTLLDCEFAVRFFFIVLTDFLCWVPIIVMKIWVFFNYNISDDIYAWLVVFVLPLNSAVNPLLYTFTTPKYRNQIFLRGWKKITSRKRAEAGNGNVATTTTGTATGSSQHPDDSTALAKAMPLALTLSN